In Symmachiella dynata, the following are encoded in one genomic region:
- a CDS encoding UvrD-helicase domain-containing protein translates to MTDDASTLTPQQAAAISMRDYSVGLSAGAGCGKTFVLTRRFLSHLEPGPHQTDLSKLVAITFTDRAASEMRGRIREECHRRLQTCPSDEVPHWLDIVRDLETARISTIHGFCASLLRTHAVEAAVDPGFTSLDQNASNAVLRHAVNESLLTQLEQDDEDAKAFVLQHGLERARTILERFVTLRFRVDFEHWSHVTVEECLDNWTTQANEELREALVELRCTPEARDALQLMTEYCPPDQKWLGPRRTILLDALPEEASTKNPAAMLQAIAKNATLSYATTAKYWPSPEIHQRVRDTLKALKDLAGAGAKIKFGDEDDLQQAATCGLLALRVARYAVAAYERQKQQAGALDFDDLLLRARNLLRDSPRVQRSAAAGISLLMVDEFQDTDPIQAEIVEALCGDRLINGNLFLVGDKKQSIYRFRRADPAVFTDLRNKLHKDAQLPLSMNFRSQPAILDFVNALFADELGDDYEPLIPHVEQLSPAPSVEFLWATPDVSDEEPAKTAVEQRRSIEADWIARRLHQLLHDGVPRIRTKNPETGQAELRPVEPGDICILLRAMTDVRYYEQALREYGLDYYLVGGRAFYAQQEVYDIANLCQFLGDPDDDVSLLGILRSPFFGLRDDTLFAMVQNSGTLSAALAAAPPENIEEQQQEQVRNASTVLAELRREKDRIPLHHLLSLALERTGYDAALLTEFMGRRKLANLRKLVEMARQHERTGLLTMADFVQRLQQAVADEEQEELAATHPETSDVIRIMTIHKSKGLEFPVVVVADLDRGAESRLDTVEFDSQLGPLVSVPPKFGRKFEHLGKNLFKAEELRQDDAERKRLLYVALTRAADHLILSANLEAIDKLSSPWMKIVAKYFDLETGKPSLDEETGAAIIPADYLLAVPEVAVCTSQPEIPHIKKESVTGLLPLNQLADELAQAEAMVLPDSLRRFAPNSSERRQFSVSELEQIDAQLHSRPAAMLDQVRRQDDDEPPMTADAATILGTLVHAALEQVNFQNFGDVAALVEECSLTLADGATEEIRHRAAEMIRGFEQSPLGRELSAARRIFRELEFQWRCSSEGDSPLRYIAGFIDCLFESSDGTWTIIDYKTGRTTHHGDEAAQLAAYELQLGTYALAARQLLGRLPDRVELVLLADDCRRLSLEVTEDRLTAIQQRLSAAMAVVINGAATH, encoded by the coding sequence ATGACGGACGACGCTTCAACACTCACGCCGCAACAGGCCGCTGCGATTTCCATGCGCGACTATTCCGTCGGCCTCTCGGCGGGGGCCGGTTGTGGAAAAACCTTTGTACTCACGCGACGGTTTTTGTCGCACCTGGAACCGGGGCCGCACCAAACCGATTTGAGCAAGTTGGTGGCGATCACGTTTACCGATCGGGCCGCGAGCGAAATGCGCGGGCGAATTCGTGAGGAATGCCACCGACGGTTGCAAACCTGTCCCAGTGACGAGGTGCCGCATTGGCTGGACATCGTCCGCGATCTGGAAACGGCCCGCATCAGTACGATTCACGGATTCTGCGCGTCCCTGCTCAGAACGCACGCCGTCGAAGCAGCGGTCGATCCTGGTTTTACGTCGCTGGATCAAAATGCCAGCAACGCAGTGCTACGTCATGCAGTGAATGAATCGTTACTCACGCAACTGGAACAGGACGACGAAGATGCCAAGGCCTTTGTCTTGCAGCATGGCCTGGAGCGTGCTCGGACGATTTTGGAACGGTTCGTTACGCTAAGATTTCGCGTCGACTTCGAGCATTGGTCGCACGTGACGGTTGAGGAATGTCTCGACAACTGGACCACGCAGGCCAATGAGGAGTTGCGTGAAGCATTGGTCGAATTGCGATGCACACCGGAGGCGCGGGATGCATTGCAATTGATGACCGAATACTGTCCGCCTGACCAGAAATGGCTCGGGCCGCGGCGGACAATTTTGCTGGATGCCCTTCCTGAAGAGGCTTCCACCAAAAACCCGGCAGCGATGCTGCAGGCGATCGCAAAAAACGCGACGTTGAGCTATGCGACAACTGCGAAGTATTGGCCGTCGCCAGAGATTCATCAACGTGTCCGAGACACGTTGAAAGCCCTCAAGGATTTGGCGGGCGCCGGGGCAAAAATCAAGTTTGGCGACGAGGACGATCTGCAACAGGCCGCCACGTGCGGATTGTTGGCACTGCGTGTCGCCCGGTATGCGGTGGCTGCGTATGAACGCCAAAAACAGCAAGCCGGGGCACTCGACTTCGACGATCTGTTATTGCGGGCGCGGAATTTGTTGCGCGATTCGCCTCGCGTCCAGCGGAGTGCCGCGGCGGGGATATCGTTGTTGATGGTCGATGAATTTCAGGACACTGATCCGATTCAAGCGGAAATCGTCGAAGCGTTGTGCGGAGACCGTCTCATCAACGGCAATCTCTTTTTGGTGGGGGACAAGAAGCAATCGATTTACCGGTTTCGTCGCGCCGACCCGGCGGTGTTCACCGACTTACGCAACAAGCTGCACAAAGACGCGCAGTTACCGCTGAGCATGAATTTTCGCAGCCAACCGGCGATTTTGGATTTCGTCAACGCGCTGTTTGCTGATGAACTGGGAGACGATTACGAACCGCTCATCCCGCACGTCGAACAACTCTCACCAGCTCCTTCGGTCGAATTCCTGTGGGCGACGCCCGATGTCTCTGACGAAGAGCCTGCGAAAACTGCAGTGGAACAACGTCGCAGCATCGAAGCCGATTGGATTGCTCGACGTTTGCATCAACTACTCCACGACGGCGTGCCCCGGATTCGCACGAAGAACCCGGAAACGGGGCAGGCTGAACTGCGCCCGGTGGAACCGGGCGACATTTGTATTTTGCTGCGGGCGATGACTGATGTGCGGTACTATGAACAAGCGCTGCGTGAGTATGGATTGGACTATTACTTGGTGGGGGGTCGGGCTTTCTATGCACAGCAAGAAGTCTACGACATTGCCAATCTGTGCCAATTCCTGGGCGATCCCGACGACGACGTCAGTCTGCTGGGGATTCTACGATCGCCGTTTTTTGGACTGCGGGACGATACGCTGTTTGCGATGGTTCAAAATTCGGGGACGCTGTCGGCAGCCCTTGCCGCCGCACCGCCGGAGAATATCGAGGAACAACAACAAGAACAGGTCCGCAATGCCTCGACGGTGCTAGCGGAATTGCGCCGCGAAAAAGACCGCATCCCGTTGCATCATTTGTTGAGTCTGGCGCTGGAGCGGACCGGCTATGATGCGGCACTTCTCACGGAGTTTATGGGCCGCCGCAAATTGGCCAATTTGCGAAAACTGGTCGAGATGGCGCGGCAACACGAGCGGACGGGGCTGTTGACGATGGCTGATTTCGTGCAGCGGTTGCAACAAGCGGTCGCCGATGAGGAGCAAGAAGAACTCGCGGCCACGCATCCCGAAACCAGCGACGTGATCCGCATTATGACGATCCATAAATCTAAGGGGTTGGAGTTCCCGGTGGTGGTCGTTGCCGACCTGGACCGCGGCGCCGAGTCGCGCCTCGACACGGTGGAGTTTGATTCGCAATTGGGGCCGCTGGTTTCGGTTCCTCCTAAATTCGGCCGAAAGTTCGAGCATCTGGGCAAGAACCTATTCAAAGCTGAGGAATTGCGACAGGATGATGCGGAACGGAAACGGTTGTTGTACGTGGCACTCACCCGCGCCGCCGACCATTTGATTCTCTCCGCCAATCTGGAGGCCATCGACAAACTGTCGTCGCCCTGGATGAAGATCGTGGCAAAGTATTTCGATCTGGAAACCGGAAAACCGAGCCTCGACGAAGAAACCGGGGCGGCCATCATTCCCGCAGACTATTTGCTCGCTGTTCCCGAAGTAGCCGTCTGCACGTCGCAGCCGGAGATCCCCCACATCAAGAAAGAATCAGTCACCGGGTTGTTACCGCTGAACCAACTGGCTGACGAATTGGCACAAGCCGAAGCAATGGTCTTGCCGGACTCGTTGCGGAGATTTGCCCCCAATTCTTCCGAGCGGCGGCAGTTTAGTGTGTCGGAGTTGGAACAGATCGACGCCCAACTGCACTCTCGTCCGGCAGCCATGCTCGATCAGGTTCGTCGACAAGATGATGACGAACCGCCGATGACTGCTGATGCGGCAACCATTTTAGGAACGTTGGTGCATGCGGCGCTGGAACAGGTCAATTTCCAAAACTTCGGCGACGTCGCAGCTCTCGTCGAGGAGTGCAGTCTCACCTTGGCTGATGGGGCGACCGAAGAGATTCGTCATCGCGCGGCGGAGATGATTCGTGGTTTCGAGCAGTCACCACTCGGCCGTGAATTGAGCGCTGCCCGACGGATTTTCCGCGAATTGGAGTTTCAATGGCGCTGTTCCAGCGAGGGAGACAGCCCGCTGCGTTACATTGCCGGCTTTATCGATTGCCTGTTTGAATCCTCCGACGGAACTTGGACGATCATTGATTACAAAACCGGACGGACAACGCATCACGGGGACGAAGCGGCGCAATTGGCTGCCTATGAATTGCAATTGGGGACCTATGCGCTCGCAGCGCGGCAACTGCTGGGACGTCTTCCTGATCGTGTGGAGTTGGTCCTCTTAGCGGACGATTGCCGACGACTTTCGTTGGAGGTGACCGAAGATCGACTGACAGCGATCCAGCAGCGATTAAGCGCAGCCATGGCGGTGGTCATCAACGGGGCTGCCACCCATTGA
- a CDS encoding energy-coupling factor ABC transporter ATP-binding protein: MSDDPSINSPVLSVDKLSYRYPNGQAALTDISFDIQPGERIGLVGPNGAGKTTLLLHLNGLLPGYDLPVADGQSAEASYPVRVSGLPALQKNLPAIRQHVGFLFQDPDDQLFCSTVREDVAFGPLNLGLSREEVLQRVATQLAAMGLTDVENRSTMQLSFGERKRVCLAGILACQPNVLALDEPSSNLDPRARRGFMRLLEDCPAAQLIASHDLELILDLCTRVMVLDRGRIQADGEPATIFSNQRLMELHGLELPLSIRYGKR, encoded by the coding sequence ATGTCCGACGACCCGTCCATAAATTCACCCGTGCTCAGCGTCGACAAACTGTCGTACCGCTACCCCAACGGGCAAGCGGCGCTAACGGATATTAGTTTCGACATCCAGCCGGGAGAGCGCATCGGGTTGGTGGGCCCCAATGGCGCCGGCAAGACCACACTGCTGTTGCACCTCAACGGCCTGTTGCCGGGGTATGATCTTCCAGTCGCCGATGGACAATCAGCGGAGGCCAGTTATCCAGTACGGGTCTCCGGCCTGCCTGCGCTGCAGAAAAACCTGCCGGCGATTCGTCAACACGTAGGCTTTCTGTTTCAGGATCCCGACGATCAACTGTTCTGTTCCACAGTCCGCGAAGACGTCGCCTTCGGCCCATTGAATTTGGGCCTGAGTCGTGAAGAAGTGCTCCAGCGCGTGGCAACACAACTTGCCGCGATGGGGCTGACCGACGTGGAAAACCGCAGCACAATGCAGCTCAGTTTTGGCGAACGCAAACGCGTCTGTTTAGCCGGGATCCTTGCCTGCCAGCCGAACGTCTTGGCGCTGGATGAACCCTCCAGCAATCTCGACCCCCGCGCCCGCCGTGGTTTCATGCGTTTGTTAGAAGACTGTCCCGCGGCTCAGCTCATTGCCAGTCACGATTTGGAGTTGATTCTCGACCTGTGCACCCGCGTGATGGTGTTGGACCGAGGACGAATCCAAGCGGACGGTGAACCGGCAACCATCTTCTCCAACCAGCGACTCATGGAGCTGCACGGTTTAGAACTCCCGCTCAGCATCCGCTATGGCAAGCGATAA
- the cbiQ gene encoding cobalt ECF transporter T component CbiQ produces the protein MPRDFLDPYSRGNSICHRLPDRLKILLVLAMIITALFVPPENWPVHGCMAAAVFLAMTLAGIPLRYLLVRLMFFFPMIMGLAIAVPASTGFTKGWDVMATVLLRGTLSFMGVLWLVNVTPFDRLLVALRQLGLPQMLAAILAFMYRYIFVVFDELERMREGRRARTFSKQGLLAAWKTNAQLIGMLLIRSMNRAERVHGAMCARGFDGEIRTLDS, from the coding sequence ATGCCACGTGACTTCCTGGATCCGTACAGCCGTGGAAACTCCATTTGCCACCGCTTGCCGGATCGCCTCAAGATACTGCTCGTTCTGGCAATGATCATCACCGCGTTGTTCGTTCCGCCGGAGAATTGGCCCGTGCATGGCTGCATGGCGGCCGCGGTCTTTTTAGCGATGACATTGGCCGGGATTCCTCTGCGGTATTTACTGGTGCGGCTGATGTTTTTTTTCCCCATGATCATGGGCCTGGCCATCGCCGTGCCCGCTTCGACCGGTTTCACAAAAGGCTGGGACGTGATGGCCACCGTGTTGCTGCGGGGTACGTTGTCATTCATGGGGGTGTTGTGGCTGGTGAATGTGACGCCGTTTGACCGGTTGTTGGTGGCACTGCGACAACTCGGGCTACCGCAAATGCTCGCAGCGATCTTGGCATTCATGTATCGGTATATTTTCGTCGTCTTTGACGAACTCGAGCGGATGCGCGAAGGCCGCCGGGCACGCACGTTTTCGAAGCAGGGCCTATTGGCCGCTTGGAAGACAAACGCGCAGTTGATCGGCATGTTGCTGATTCGCTCAATGAACCGCGCTGAGCGGGTCCATGGCGCGATGTGTGCCCGCGGATTCGACGGCGAAATCCGTACGCTCGATTCGTAA
- a CDS encoding energy-coupling factor ABC transporter permease has protein sequence MHIADGIISPEVCAGMAVASAGAVGFSLRQLKKTETTKTIPLTGMMGALVFAGQMVNFPLVVAPVSGHLLGGVLASVILGPWAGCLVVTLVLVVQWALFADGGMVALGVNVFNMGVVGALGGYAVYAGLRRWMPSPRGTITSAIIAAWLSVLAASTMFCLEFALSGHRDYSLPNLFALMTTFHSLIGLGEALITGFVLSVVLDQRPDLVYGQPSLDIMETEPPRRSWQATPLRTAVIGLMIALAVAGFLAPFASGYSDGLEAVAEKMGFDAQVDADPQVLVLDEYQVPLGSEESWFMSKLSVSIAGIGGTLAVFAIALLLGRGLKPGAEAGHAT, from the coding sequence ATGCACATCGCTGATGGAATTATAAGCCCCGAAGTTTGTGCCGGTATGGCAGTTGCCTCCGCCGGTGCAGTGGGGTTCAGCCTGCGGCAACTGAAAAAAACCGAGACCACCAAGACAATTCCACTCACCGGCATGATGGGCGCTTTGGTATTCGCCGGTCAGATGGTCAACTTTCCGTTGGTCGTCGCTCCCGTTTCCGGACATTTGCTGGGTGGGGTGTTGGCATCGGTGATTCTCGGCCCCTGGGCCGGGTGTTTGGTGGTGACTTTGGTGTTGGTCGTCCAATGGGCGCTTTTTGCCGATGGCGGGATGGTCGCTTTAGGGGTCAATGTCTTCAACATGGGCGTGGTTGGCGCGCTGGGGGGCTATGCGGTCTACGCCGGTTTGCGACGTTGGATGCCCAGTCCGCGCGGCACAATCACATCGGCAATCATTGCTGCTTGGCTCAGCGTCTTGGCGGCATCGACGATGTTTTGCCTGGAATTCGCACTCTCGGGACACCGTGACTATAGCTTGCCGAATCTATTTGCGCTGATGACCACCTTCCATAGCCTCATCGGTTTGGGCGAAGCGCTGATCACCGGCTTTGTGTTAAGTGTCGTACTCGATCAACGGCCCGATTTGGTGTATGGCCAACCGAGCCTCGATATTATGGAAACTGAGCCACCGCGGCGCTCTTGGCAGGCGACTCCGTTGCGGACTGCTGTGATCGGTTTGATGATCGCATTGGCGGTGGCGGGATTTTTGGCGCCGTTTGCCTCGGGGTACTCCGACGGCCTAGAAGCAGTCGCCGAGAAAATGGGATTCGATGCGCAGGTCGATGCCGACCCACAGGTGTTGGTCTTGGATGAATATCAAGTCCCGTTGGGCAGCGAAGAGTCCTGGTTCATGAGCAAACTCTCCGTCTCGATTGCCGGCATCGGGGGGACGTTGGCAGTCTTCGCGATCGCCCTGCTGTTGGGGCGCGGCTTAAAACCGGGCGCTGAGGCTGGCCATGCCACGTGA
- a CDS encoding class I SAM-dependent methyltransferase produces MSGRTPELADWQQWQLLHQLRSQPHILEAAAAQTGDAMRVQQQLRREFPADLVRAALTLIELRQKAAEKFTAAEQMWFDRQGMEQATSEIVAAHKAQRFTGDVIDLCSGIGADAIALAARCNVVAVDRNPLACLRTQWNAEVAGVADRLQPLCADAEQTPLAGQLVHIDPDRRAKGPARSIKLEDYRPDLEFLQGLPAHARGGAMKLSPASNFGGKFPHCEIELISLSGECKEATVWFGELAGPKSWRATVLPSGATLTGNDLEVFAEQSPLGGYLFDPDPAVVRAGLIDLAASELGLARLDDAEEYLTGEQPIQSPFVRGFEVLADLPNNDKEIRRYFRQADFGQVEIKCRHIPIQAEAIRKKLPLPGTQAGVLIFARVAGKARGIVCRRLADRD; encoded by the coding sequence ATGAGCGGGCGTACTCCGGAATTGGCTGACTGGCAACAATGGCAGTTGTTGCATCAATTACGGAGCCAACCCCACATCTTGGAAGCCGCCGCTGCTCAGACGGGCGATGCGATGCGGGTGCAGCAACAATTGCGGCGCGAGTTTCCCGCGGATTTGGTGCGTGCTGCATTGACGTTGATCGAATTGCGGCAGAAGGCGGCGGAGAAATTTACTGCCGCTGAGCAAATGTGGTTCGATCGCCAAGGCATGGAACAGGCGACCTCGGAAATTGTTGCCGCTCACAAAGCCCAGCGGTTTACCGGCGATGTCATTGATTTGTGCAGTGGCATCGGCGCGGATGCCATCGCGCTGGCGGCCCGCTGCAATGTCGTGGCCGTGGATCGCAATCCCTTGGCCTGTTTGCGAACGCAATGGAATGCGGAAGTCGCGGGGGTTGCCGACCGACTGCAACCACTCTGCGCCGATGCAGAGCAGACTCCGCTTGCTGGACAACTCGTGCACATTGACCCCGACCGCCGCGCTAAAGGACCGGCACGGTCGATTAAATTGGAGGACTATCGTCCTGATCTGGAGTTTCTCCAAGGTCTACCAGCGCATGCCCGCGGCGGGGCGATGAAACTCAGTCCGGCCTCGAATTTTGGTGGGAAGTTTCCCCACTGCGAAATCGAATTGATCAGCCTCAGCGGGGAGTGCAAAGAGGCCACCGTGTGGTTTGGCGAACTGGCCGGCCCCAAGTCATGGCGGGCGACGGTGTTACCCAGCGGCGCGACTTTGACCGGCAATGATTTGGAAGTTTTCGCCGAACAGTCTCCGTTGGGCGGGTATTTGTTCGATCCCGACCCGGCGGTCGTTCGCGCGGGGTTGATTGACTTGGCGGCCAGTGAGTTGGGGTTAGCGCGGCTGGATGATGCGGAAGAATACTTGACCGGGGAACAGCCGATTCAATCGCCGTTTGTACGGGGCTTTGAAGTGTTGGCCGATCTTCCGAACAACGACAAAGAGATTCGCCGGTATTTCCGGCAAGCAGACTTCGGTCAAGTCGAAATTAAATGCCGACACATTCCAATCCAAGCCGAGGCCATCCGCAAAAAGCTACCGTTGCCCGGCACGCAGGCCGGGGTGTTGATCTTTGCCCGTGTCGCGGGAAAGGCCCGAGGGATTGTCTGCCGACGTCTGGCGGATCGCGATTAG
- a CDS encoding Gfo/Idh/MocA family protein, translated as MATNGDLNRKLRMALVGGGAGSFIGRVHATAAVLDNRAELVAGALSSDPERAKASAPDYDIKPDRAYGSVDELLSSEAALPEDKRIDFVSVATPNHTHFAIAKAALEAGFNVVCDKPMTFDLEQAEELATLVEKSGAVFALSHNYTGYPLIRQAREMILSGELGEIQAFRSNYMQGWLRSRLEDDDQKQAAWRTDPAKSGAAGAFGDIGTHAYNLARYMTGLLPEEVSSHLKIFAPGRRLDDYGHAVIRLENGGLGTVTASQISHGRENDLFIEVDGTKGALQWRQEDPNQMMVRRNGQPHQVYTRDPNAPFTNASGAAACRLPAGHPEAFFEAFANVYRFAYDAMADRALGKSFEKTDTIYPNVADGVEGMYFIQQCVASSAENGAWLPLKHPLARK; from the coding sequence ATGGCAACCAACGGAGATTTGAATCGCAAATTACGCATGGCTTTGGTCGGCGGGGGCGCGGGGTCGTTTATCGGCCGCGTGCATGCCACAGCCGCTGTGCTTGATAACCGGGCCGAACTCGTTGCCGGAGCGCTCTCCTCCGATCCTGAGCGGGCCAAAGCATCGGCGCCGGATTACGACATCAAACCCGACCGGGCGTATGGCTCGGTGGATGAGTTGCTCTCCAGCGAAGCGGCGCTGCCGGAAGACAAACGGATTGACTTTGTCTCGGTCGCCACACCAAACCACACGCATTTTGCGATTGCCAAAGCCGCACTCGAAGCGGGATTCAATGTCGTCTGCGATAAGCCGATGACGTTTGATCTTGAACAAGCCGAGGAGTTGGCGACGTTGGTGGAAAAATCGGGAGCGGTCTTCGCGCTCTCCCACAACTACACTGGTTACCCGCTGATTCGCCAAGCGCGGGAAATGATTCTCAGCGGCGAACTTGGCGAGATTCAAGCCTTCCGTTCCAACTACATGCAAGGTTGGTTGCGTTCGCGCTTGGAAGACGACGACCAAAAACAAGCTGCTTGGCGGACTGATCCGGCCAAGTCCGGCGCCGCGGGCGCGTTTGGCGACATCGGCACGCACGCCTACAATCTGGCCCGCTATATGACGGGACTGTTGCCCGAGGAAGTCTCGAGCCATCTAAAGATCTTCGCACCCGGCCGACGGTTGGATGACTACGGACACGCCGTCATTCGCCTCGAAAACGGCGGACTGGGAACCGTAACGGCCAGTCAAATCTCCCATGGCCGTGAGAACGACCTGTTCATCGAAGTCGATGGCACCAAGGGAGCCTTGCAGTGGCGACAGGAAGACCCGAACCAAATGATGGTCCGCCGCAACGGTCAGCCGCACCAAGTTTACACGCGCGACCCCAACGCCCCGTTTACGAACGCATCGGGCGCTGCCGCTTGCCGGTTGCCAGCGGGACACCCCGAAGCCTTTTTCGAAGCCTTCGCCAATGTCTATCGCTTTGCCTACGATGCGATGGCCGACCGTGCCTTGGGCAAGTCGTTTGAGAAGACCGACACCATTTATCCCAACGTGGCTGATGGCGTCGAAGGGATGTATTTCATCCAACAGTGCGTCGCCAGCAGCGCCGAAAACGGGGCGTGGTTGCCGCTCAAACATCCACTGGCTCGCAAGTAA
- a CDS encoding dicarboxylate/amino acid:cation symporter yields the protein MKRPALHIQILIALIVGACLGLAFNLGFSSGASNLELPDAVIRIRPNLDVITLSLQELGPEDKLVTKTLFRDELDGLSDFQKTYPHIAEEIKAAWDADPETAQIEVTDRRIDIEENLDKITATYSRREAGAEESTTFTGKNVAEFQKNAPDWVFDVYETIGGTPSLTVAGWAKAIGDLFLRLLKMITIPLIVTSLVTGVAGLGDTSRLGKLFTKTMLYYFTTSVLAITTGIIMVNLIQPGVGEQLPGNDHAIVGGADQSLTGVFGGLIQNMIPSNPIESLASANFLSIITFSILLGVFIIKAGEKGDGLRNLFASAFEVIMGMTMFVISLAPIGVCAFMVYATASQGIDIFMTLAKYMLTVFLALLVHAVIVLPLIVKFVARRSPWEFARAMSPALMTAFSTASSNGTLPLTLASVENRGGVPNRVSSFVLPLGATINMDGTALYEAVAVLFIAQATPGFDMSLQSQIIVAVTALMASVGAAGIPHAGLVMMAIILQAVDLPIEAQGVIIAVDRVLDMCRTSVNVWSDSCGCAVVARFDAPDNDSEAGG from the coding sequence ATGAAACGTCCGGCGCTGCACATTCAGATCCTCATCGCGCTGATCGTGGGCGCTTGTCTTGGCTTGGCCTTCAATCTGGGGTTTAGTTCGGGAGCCTCGAATCTTGAGCTACCTGATGCGGTGATACGTATCCGGCCGAATTTGGATGTGATCACGCTTTCGCTGCAGGAATTGGGACCTGAGGACAAGTTGGTCACCAAGACTTTGTTTCGCGACGAACTGGACGGGCTGTCTGATTTTCAAAAAACCTATCCGCATATCGCGGAGGAAATCAAAGCGGCGTGGGATGCTGATCCGGAAACGGCCCAGATTGAAGTCACTGACCGCCGGATCGATATCGAAGAAAATCTGGACAAAATCACCGCCACCTATTCGCGGCGCGAAGCAGGGGCGGAAGAGTCGACGACATTTACGGGAAAAAACGTCGCGGAGTTTCAAAAAAACGCGCCTGACTGGGTGTTTGACGTCTATGAGACAATCGGCGGTACGCCGTCGTTGACGGTGGCCGGTTGGGCCAAAGCGATCGGCGATTTGTTTTTGCGGCTGCTAAAAATGATCACAATCCCGCTGATTGTGACGTCGCTGGTGACCGGCGTCGCCGGTTTGGGTGATACCAGTCGGCTTGGCAAGCTGTTCACCAAAACCATGCTGTACTACTTCACGACCAGCGTGTTGGCCATTACCACCGGGATCATCATGGTCAACCTGATCCAACCGGGGGTCGGGGAGCAATTGCCGGGGAATGATCACGCGATCGTCGGCGGAGCGGACCAGTCACTCACCGGGGTGTTTGGCGGGTTGATCCAAAACATGATCCCGTCCAATCCCATCGAATCGCTCGCCTCGGCCAACTTTTTGTCGATCATCACGTTCAGCATTCTGCTGGGCGTGTTCATCATCAAGGCAGGAGAAAAGGGGGACGGGCTGCGAAACCTGTTTGCCTCGGCCTTTGAAGTGATCATGGGGATGACCATGTTCGTCATTTCATTGGCGCCGATCGGGGTGTGCGCATTCATGGTTTATGCCACCGCGTCGCAGGGGATCGACATTTTCATGACCTTGGCCAAATACATGCTGACCGTGTTTTTGGCCTTGCTGGTCCATGCTGTGATTGTGTTGCCTTTGATTGTGAAGTTTGTCGCGCGGCGATCTCCCTGGGAATTCGCGCGGGCGATGAGTCCGGCGTTGATGACGGCCTTTTCCACGGCCTCTTCCAACGGCACCTTGCCATTGACCTTGGCCAGTGTCGAGAATCGGGGCGGAGTCCCGAATCGTGTGAGTTCGTTTGTGCTCCCGCTGGGAGCGACAATCAACATGGACGGCACGGCGCTTTACGAAGCGGTCGCTGTATTGTTTATCGCACAAGCGACCCCGGGCTTCGATATGTCACTGCAATCGCAGATCATTGTGGCTGTGACCGCGCTGATGGCGAGCGTGGGGGCGGCGGGGATTCCGCATGCGGGGTTGGTGATGATGGCCATCATTTTGCAGGCGGTCGATTTGCCGATCGAAGCACAGGGCGTAATCATCGCCGTCGACCGTGTGTTGGACATGTGCCGCACGTCGGTCAACGTTTGGAGCGATTCTTGCGGCTGTGCCGTTGTGGCAAGATTTGACGCTCCCGACAACGATAGCGAAGCGGGCGGTTGA